TTCCAGCTTGAACAAGTTGGTTGACAGTTCTCCATAAATCTCAGCATTTATTTCATTCTGGGACCTGGGGCTCACAGCATTCCTGCAACAACATTTCCAGTAACTCATTAACCAAAGTAATATGTGATGTTTCACTaccaaaagaaataaaacagcatgaactTCATTTGGATTTACCAACACTGACTTAATGATGATCAGTTTAGCTCTTACTCATTACGAATGTGTTCCCCCGTGGACACCAACAAGTTCAGACGATGCTCCAGAGCCACTATCTTGAAAGCCATGTAACAGGAGGACAGGACGAGGACACTAACTCtgtgaagacacaaacacagtgacagatcGACAAAACAAAGCCACGCGGAACAATCGCCAACACGCCCAAATAATGGAAATGAACTCTTCATGGAAATCTGACCATTGTCTCGTCAGGTCGTTCAGGCTTCTCGTATTACACATAATGAACGGTGACTCACAAAAACAGGTAGATAAGGAGGATGGCATGTAAAGACATCGGCTGAGAGGATTTGTCTTTGAGCATGTCTCTCCGGGTTGGTTTAGTAGAGCCTACAAGgaagaacaaaaagagaaatacTGATTTGTTAGATGCTAGTTGGAGTAAAACTAGATCtagacgtgtttcagtttcttgaagacgtttcacatctcatccaagaggcttcctcagttgtaactaactggaggggagttggcTTTTAAACTCTTTGTGGGAGTGTCTTTACAGAGTCGGACACgtgaactctgagtttcagagtcgttagggccacttgtgggtcgttcacccaaccggccttcatgtctgttgctagggctaggtgagcccaggtgtgaatgctTGTTAAGCGGTGGATGATCAGTTACTTAGAACTGAAGAAgactcttggatgagaagtgaaacgtcttcgagaaactgaaacaaattcagttgcctacgatacatCATTTAGAtctaccatgacctggatgactgagaaccttcatcaacaagtaAAACTAGACATCTTTGGAAACAAATACATTAGCTGCACCATTAAAGGATCTTTTTAGGGGAAAGATgctaatttgttttcatgtgttgtgataagattgataccactctcgtAACTGTACGGTGTAAATGAAGCAGGAGCAAGGAGACatttagcgtagcttagcataaagactggaaacagagggaaacagctagcctggctctgcgCAGAAGTAACAAAATCTGACTACcagcacatttttctttttttaattttgttcaaAAGCTGAGGTTGTCAACGTTTCCTTGTCATGGtatgttttcataaaaataagCCAACAGCAAGATGTTACGGTGGTTGACAATTGCAAACTTGCTGCAACTTTGGAAAGCACATGCAATCATCAATGTGTCTAGAGTAGAAAAACATACAGGAACaatgaaaaatcaaaaacacaaaaaccttgaaaacacaTTGCAACACAAAAACGCTGCATATCCAGTCCCCACAACGGAAGTGCTCCAGGCCTCTAGGGGGAGCGCTCTTTATCGACTGCAAGAACCAGGACTTTATTTTCTAAACACAGTACATGCTGTGCAGCCGACGGTGACgtttagtaaatgtacttcagtacatgtaTTTACGGACACttagtgtgttgacagtgaactgcagtttaatgtgacaacaaaacACGTTCCTCTAAAGAGAAAGCCTCTGTCCTGCTATGCGTTTAGCTCAAGCTattagctccgttagctgttagctctttTAGCCAAATTCTTGCCCTCGTCGGCCACCGTAAGATATATCTCAGTAGCAAAGCCATCATAAAATATCACGTTATAAGCCAGTTGTTCTGCTGCCTTCtggcaagagatacagaagtatccactacCGGTccaccagactgcagagctgcttctttcctcagacagtcagactcctgaactcatcctctcTCAACACTCCATCATAAAAGCCAGGCAGGCATTAAGAAAaactatatagaaatagccaaGCTTCTCACTGATTTAATAAAATAAGTTATACCTTGTTTATTTGATCCTTACAAAGTGTAAAAACCAatatgttgtggttttacaCGGGTGTTATGTACATTTTGACAGAGCAGCGCAGcggtttccacctgtttccacCAAGCTAAGCTAAGTAGTTGCCTGTGGACTGTAGTGTAGCTTCATTTTTCCAGAAaggacatgagagtggtatctaTCTTTTTACACGATTATTTGTATATAGgttgaaataaacataaatgaatcTTGGTTTATAACAGATGTTTGTACTGCTTCTGGATTTCTACCTCAAAACATTGAAACCCAAACCTACAGAAGTATGAACAAAGCTTCTTAATAGATCAAGTATAAACTACCGTTCTTAAGGGCAGCTCCGTGTTTTTGGCTTGGAGTCTGGAGGTGAATGTCTGCATGGACTGAAACCTCTCCGCTCTTCACTGCACTCAGAAATGTGTCTGGCAGGCCGGTGAAGTCTGctcaaataaacagaaagaaCCCATGATTCCCTGTGGGTAAATATTATGAATGGATGTACAAATATCCTGACAGAGGAACATGTCCTCTACGGTAGCTtgtaagatttaaaaaaaacaaaacagcaacaacaaaaacatactgACATAAACAACCAGACAATTTGCATTTTCTGAAGAAAAGTTGTGGGATTGCTGCATCTAATCCACGTCTGTTGATGGTAAATTTGTTGCAAAAATCTGCGCTCCATAATCGGTCACAATTGGATTTGTACTGTGACACCACCTACAGGTGAAAGACATCAGTTTTAACAGCAGTGTTGGCAACTGTTATCTGATGGTACAACCCAAAATCGGTGCTGATCGGATCATGCTTTAAAGAGATAGCGCTGTATTTTTAAATGGCCACAAGGCGGTGCTGTTGGTACCATCATGCACATGCTCATGGAGAACTCGTGTGTGAAGCCAGTTTTACAAATTAACACCATGCTGTGTTGAAGGCTTGAATCTAGTGACTGAGAGCATAAACTCACTAGTAAAcctctttttgcaaccagtgaaGTCACCCCCTGACTGACTGTTCACACAATGGTGCATCATTCTTCTGATAATACATGTGAGAAAATTTGTTCCCACCTCAAGAAAGACAATTACCTACATATTACATACATCACTGTACAACTACTACATACTACAAAATAAAGCTATTTGTGcaggaattttatttttttcccaattttattttattttttgtattattattcaaatacaaatttaaaCAATTGTTTTGAAAACTGTGGGAGAACCGGAGCGCCCGGGGGAAACCCACAGAGGCATGGGGACGACATGTTAACTCCACACAGACAGCACACATATAGCTTGAAGTTACTTTGGAAAGACACAGTATGGGGAGCATTTCTGATTGGCGAGATGTCGGCATTTTGGTTGACATCTCGTCTTCCCAATTAGCTCCCCTTACTATATCTGCGAGATATATGTGTGCTGCTGTGGGAGGTTACGTTGATACACTGCCCCCCCCATGCCCGACCACAAATGACATATGGTATCTACTGGCTGTCCACAGTAGAGAGGTCCTTGGTGTTGATGCATGCTGATGcgaaaatgacagcttgagttgtTGAAGCCAAATTACttcttccacttctttggtTTCCTCAATCACAGAAAGTGATCATCACTTGAGTCACGTCAAGAAGTTCAGGGTCCGGTGCTGTAGCGATGGACTCTTTCAAGCTTGGTTTTCTCCTCCAAGGGGCATTTTTCCAGAAAGGTTTTTTTGGTTTGCTTGGGCGATTCACCTCAGAGACTTGAGTCCTGTGCAGAAGTTCAGGGGCCGGTGCAGTAGCGATGGACTCCTGCGGCTCACATGGATTCTCCTCAGGGACTTCAGCTTCTTTCAAGCTTGGTTTTCTCCTCCAAGGGGCATTTTTCCAGAAAGGTTTTTTTGGTTTGCTTGGGCGATTCACCTCAGAGACTTGAGTCCTGTCCAGAAGTTCAGGGGCCGGTGCAGTAGCGATGGACTCCTGCAGCTCACACAGCTTCTCCTCAGGGACTTGAGTCCCATCCAGAAGTTCAGGGGCCAGTGCAGTAGCTATGGACTCCTGCTCACACGGCTTCTCCTTGGGGACTTCAGCTTCTTTCAAGGCCTTAAGCTCTCTGGACAGCTTAAGGTTGAGAGAGAGCTGAACACTTAGCTGAGTTTTTAGCTCCTCAAATTCTTGTTGAACTAGTTTTATTAGCTTGTCTTCCTCCTGAACCGCTTGTTGAAGAGGCTCAAACTGCTGTCTGATAGTGTTGACATCAGCTTCATGCCATACCACTTGTTGTGTAGCAGCCCTCCAGTCCAGTTTGTCTTGGAAATGGTTGGTCTTCTGCTTCTCCACCTGGAGCTCAGCGTTAAGAAGATTGTTTTTGTCCTTCTCCAACTGGAGCTCAGTGTTGAGAAGATTGTTTTTGTCCTTCTCCAACTGGAGCTCAGCTGTAAGAAATTCGATTTTGTCCTTCTCAAACTCCAGGTCAGTTTGAAActtctcctgctgctcacaCCGCTTCTCCTCTGCAACTTCAGCTTCTTTCAAGCTTGGTTTTCTCATCCAAGGTGCGTTTTTCCGGACAGGTTTTTTTGGTTTGCTTGGGCGATTCACCTCAGGGACTTGAGTCACATCAAGAAGTTCAGGGGCTGGTGCAGTAGCGAAGGACGCCTGCGGCTCACACGGCTTCTCCTCAGGGACTTGAGTCACATCAAGAAGTTCAGGGGCTGGTGCAGTAGCGATGGACTCCTGCTGCTCACACCGCTTCTCCTCGGCAACTTCAGCTTCTTTCAAGCTTGGTTTTCTCATCCAAGGTGCGTTTTTCCGGACAGGTTTTTTTGGTTTGCTTGGGCGATTCACCTCAGGGACTTGAGTCACGTCAAGAAGTTCAGGGGCCGGTGCTGTAGCGATGGACTCCTGCGGCTCACACGGCTTCTCCTCAGGGACTTGAGTCACGTCAAGAAGTTCAGGGGCCGGTGCAGTAGCGATGGACTCCTGCGGCTCACACGGCTTCTCCTCAGGGACTTGAGTCACGTCAAGAAGTTCAGGGGCCGGTGCTGTAGCAATGGACTCCTGCGGCTCACACGGCTTCTCCTCAGGGACTTCAGCATCTTTCAAGAGCTCAAGGCTGAGAGAGTTCTGAACACTAAGCTGAGTTTTCAGCTCCTCATGTTCTTCTTGAAGGAGTTTTCTTCGCTTGACTTCCTCCTGAAGCCCTTGTTGAAGAGGCTCAACCTGCTGTCTGATAGTGTTGACATCAGCTTCATGCCATTTGCTTACCACTTGTTGTGAAGCAAGTATCCTGTGCAGTTTGTCTTTGAGAAGGTTGTTCTCCGCCTGGCGGTCAATTTGAAActtctcctgctgctcacaCGGCTTCTCCTCCGGGACTTCAGCTTCTTTCGAGGCCTTAAGCTCTGTGGAGAGCTCAAAGATGCTAGAGAGCTCAACATTAACATGACTTTTCAGCTCAACCACCTGTCTCTTACAACATTCCTCCTTCTCGAAGGTGTTTTCCTGCAGATAATAGAATTCCTCGGTCATCCTGTCACCATGGTGTGAATGCAGACTGAACATGTCCCTCTGCTTCTCCACCTGGAGCTCAGCAGTGACCTCCTCATGGCTGGATGTTTGCGCCTTTTTCATCCTGTTCAGTTCTACAGCTATCTTTGCGATGTGGAGATTTGTATAATAGCTGTACTTTCTCAGCCACTCTCGCTCTTTGGTTGTTTCTTGTTCCCCGTTGATATACTTTTCTTCCCGGGTTTTCAGCTGctcttttgtgtctttcagctcTTGAAGAAGTCTCTGCTGAGACACGTCTCCGGGCTGCTCGCTAGAGAACTCCATTTCCTTCGGCTGGTATAATCTGTCTCAGAAAAATGCCGTTGTCTGTGATGAACAGATATTGTCGGTATCAGACATCTTCCTCTTGAAGCTTTTCTTCAGACTGAAGAAATGTTGAAGACCTGCTATAGGTTCTATTTGGCTTTTATTCTTGTGGCCCAAAATTCTTTTgctttgatttcacacacacacacacacacacacacacacacacacacacacacacacacacaaatacacacatacatgtttgcatttaaatagttgttgttgaatggttacagtaatcaaattaataaacaggaagtttgttttctgaagaagaaaagaatctgtcattttcaaaaattcatatattcactagttttcattttcttgcaaCCTAATGATGGTTCTGGTGgttgtattaatgtagttctgtcacaCTAAGAAGTTACTTGGTGCTGCATAAAAAACTctttttgggttattttgactgtagattttcccaagaagtgttttattttaatttccttgaaacttttATTTGTGAAAGTGCTGATATTCATTGTATATATACAGTCtcggtcaaaagtttacatacacttgttAAGAAAATGTACATCACGGCAGTCTTCTTTCCGTGATGGAAcgagaggaacacaaactactttgtcgcaaaaaacattcatgaagtttgcttcacatctgaaaatgtgaccaaatctgctggctcaaaaatgtgcatacagtaacttgaaccatcaattttggtgattatagaaaatTGCGTGATTCAAATTTTCGGCCTCTTAACTTCCTCTGAGCGATTCTGATTAATAACagatggtgacttttctgggcccatttcaatagggcttgtttgatacacacACTCGGTCACACActctacaatgggaaagtctaaagagctcagcattggTCTGTGCAAACaattgtttgtaagtataaagtgcaacgcaaactatcacctgctgctgagagaaaattggtcaggatggtcatgagtcaaccaaaaaccattACAAGTTACaaaagctcgactgaagtttgctgctgatcacgtggacaaagaaaaaaccttctacAGATAAATGCTAAATGATATCAGAAGTCAATACACAACTTTTGTTCGGGCTCATGTAAATATGGTACACACTAATATTGGATGAAATATGTACCAATAGATGCAAAAAAGgcattttctaaaaaaaaaaaaaaacattaattgcTGAAACGTTTCTTTTACTCCAAACGGTTCGTGAGTCATTAGCCAAAACATAAAATGCTTAATAGCTGACCACCTGGTGGCACTATTGAGtacatgctttaatgtgttGAGCAATTTTCCAAGTATGAAGTATGAAGACTTTAGCACGGACATTATAGTAAGAGATCACCAAGaaaggtaaaagaaaaatgtacttGTATATGAAAATCGGAATGATGTGTCGATATGCAAAACTGTACggaagaggaaaaagaataagaataataGAGACGCCTCGCTGCAGCAATCCCACAATCGTCTGAAGATGTCATTCATCATTCAATAGGCCCATCGCTGTTTTCATGCCAACTGTCTTTGCTATAACAAAGCCTCCATGGGTCAAATTTCACCTGGCGTAACTCCAGCTATTTGCAAACCTAAGAGTGTCTGAGCCACAGCGTCACCTGACACGCTAAGCACATTtgtggaggaaaagaaaaacactacaAGGTGTGTACAGTAGATTATACTAAGTAAAGGGTAGATGTGTACATATAGGTAAGGACGGTGCACACACCAGTTATTTTGTCGTAATCTGGAGTTTGAGACCCGGAGCTGCTGCTCTCCATCATCTCCTGCCGTCTTTGTTGCACAACCCCATCGAGGTCGGAGAAGTCTCTGGAAAAGTCCTGCAGCCCACATACAGGAAAATATACAATGGATACCACATACTGTGTGAGCAGGTATTGTATGACATGAGAACAAGGTTTCTTTAGATCTTTTATCACAatggaaaatgtgaaataaatacatacaccCTGTATAAAAACATCAGACAAGACCCACTGACCAGAGGAAGAGACGATGGGCACTTTGCTCTGAAGCTGTTTTCACAGGAGGAAGTGACCGGGCTGTTACAAGTTTTATCCACCTGGAATCACACAGCACACCCATTCATATGTagaagaaatatatatatattttcaaagcagtattaatacttttttgtttgtttttttgcaactttgaacataaaaacaaaatatttcgCCCATTAAGCTGTTATGGCTAACGTGTTATCCATTTCAACACGTAGCCATTACAGAGCAGCGTTAGCATTCACTTGCTCGTGTTTCAGGCCACTTACTGACTGTTAAGTTTAATAATAACTCTACTGCTTGTCCTTATAGCTGCTAAAGACAAAGTAGCAACTAGCTGCTAGTTTCTATTGTCCGTGGATTTTTTTGAGATTGTGCGTACAAAGGCCTGGCTAGCTTTTCCCGTTgtttccattctttatgctCAGCTAAACTTaccggctgctggctgtagcctcaTGTTTAGCATACAAACATGAGGGTGCTGTCAATCTTTTCATATTTACGGCTAACGAGTTGTTGTTGAGCGTCAGAAAATGGTGCAAAATAGCCAAAGGTGATATAAAATGGAGAAATTTGGGAAGCAACTAATTTTTTACAACTTTCAAAACAGTGGCCTCTCTCATTTTCACTGGAAGttcacaccaaaataaaaaagtgaaatgaaaatagaaacCATTGAGCTCAATAACGTCAATTAAGTATTaaagaagatgttatttacCTCCAAATGAATGCAGATGGACTTCAGCAGTTTGTAGGTGGTGTTTCGGGACAGGAAGGACACAAAGACATGCTGGAAAACAGTCATTAAGAATCACTTTCATGTTGTTGCAAAAGTGGGAAAAACTGATTAAGTGAACTGTCCTCTGACCTGATAACTTGTTGTTTCAATCACAAGAGCGTTTGGCACCAATAAtgcagttttagtttttttgataAATGTCACAGACGTGACAGGGATTGAAATCTGGAGATGAGGAGACACCACCATGTTATACGAGAGAATACAGCCACGAAACATGAACCGGCACCTGATCAATGTCTTTATTATCCTACCTTGGTATCTCTGCCAAAGACTTTGGAGTGGAAACAGATCCAGTTATCAGAGACGAACATTTTGCCCTGATATAAAATGTCTCTCTGCAGGGCACAAGTGTAACCTGTCGGCACAAAGAGTCCTTCACATTCAGATCAACAATCTCACAAAATCTTTTGCCTTTATGTGAAAAGACAGTCTGAAACTTACTCTGTTTGAGTATCTCATCTTTGCTGACCTCCTTGAACAACTTATGATACTGAGCGTTTGTCTTCGATAACTAAAGAAAGAACAGGGAGGAGATTTGTTTTGTTAGGAAACtgcaaaacatgtcaaatttgcACAAAGTTTGTTGTAAGCTGCGTCCCTACGTGGCTGGGCTGGGATTTCTTCCTTTCAAACTTTGCTTCACAGTCACTCGGACTCGGCATCGGTGAAAGCTGCTCCACAGGTTTCAACCTGGCAAATAAAGGGTCGGTGTTTATCTTTTAAAGAGCAAGGTAACACCTGAAGAGAGGACAGGTAAAGACTTATTGATGAAAGCTACAGCTAACATTTGACATCATCTCATCTGCTGATCCGCCCTGACTTTTTTATCAGTCAAAGTAAACGTCCTTCATTTGGCTTTGTGTGGTGTCAGCTGTGGTTATATGAGGGCTGCTTACACAGCAACAGCTACATCTGTAAACAGCACTTTGGTCATGCAGGTGTAGTGAGGTGTAATCACAGTGCTGTGAAGACTACAGTCAGTGTCTGCTGTCAGCTTTACTGACAtgaattagagctgcaacgattattAAATTGATcgcaaactattttgataatagatgAATTGTtctgagtgatttttttaaagaaaaaacagtcaaattctttgattccagcttcttaaatgtgaatattttctggtttctttcctccgcTGTGacggtaaactgaatatctttgggttgtggacaaaacaagacatctgaagacGTAAACTCGGGCTCTGAGAAACagtttttcacctttttctgacattttacaaaccaaacatcTAATTGATTAAGCAAGAAAGTACATAACAGATTCATCGTCGATGataataattgttagttgcagccctagaaaTGGATTCAGTTACTAagtgatgatttatttttaatttagaaaataatagaTGGATTAATCcccaatgaaaataatcattactaTAAATTTACATTAAGTCCAGTTGTCTTATAGCACATCCAAATATTTAGACTGAGTAGTTTttaggctgcaactaacgattattgcttatctactgaagttagcatgctaaccagctcaCCTCAGGCCTGAAGACCTCTTCCCCCCCCACGATTCAAAGCTCTTGTGtgagcagtgtaaacaccaacactgatagtccagctagctgcacggctaactgagctaacatgctaacagtaCATGGATGTACGAAGAGCATAAAGTTAGCAACAGTTATTCTAAAATGAGCCTCTATTACTTGttcaaaaacagtgaaaaaaatcaatccCAGTGTCTCAGAGTCCACAGTGACGccttcagatgtcttgttttgtccgatAAAGAGTTCAAAGCtcaaaaatattgaatttaaagtgatggaaaacagaaaagcagccaATTCCACATTTGACAAGCTGGAACGGGATAATTTCTGTCTTTcgttgcttgaaaaatgaaaattgccGTTGATTGACTGCAGCTATAGTGGTCGCATAATAACCATCAtcaataaatgttaattaaacttaaagtTAATGCt
This portion of the Pagrus major chromosome 12, Pma_NU_1.0 genome encodes:
- the LOC141006049 gene encoding GRAM domain-containing protein 2B-like, with amino-acid sequence MVLMTEQADRPLTPLSSPEQLFNRDSRGNRPTCEVENGGERRQRRSGRSPADLHLCLDAESEPSESRKKPASMRLKPVEQLSPMPSPSDCEAKFERKKSQPSHLSKTNAQYHKLFKEVSKDEILKQSYTCALQRDILYQGKMFVSDNWICFHSKVFGRDTKISIPVTSVTFIKKTKTALLVPNALVIETTSYQHVFVSFLSRNTTYKLLKSICIHLEVDKTCNSPVTSSCENSFRAKCPSSLPLDFSRDFSDLDGVVQQRRQEMMESSSSGSQTPDYDKITDFTGLPDTFLSAVKSGEVSVHADIHLQTPSQKHGAALKNGSTKPTRRDMLKDKSSQPMSLHAILLIYLFLVSVLVLSSCYMAFKIVALEHRLNLLVSTGEHIRNENAVSPRSQNEINAEIYGELSTNLFKLEKIQRNLRKLLEET